AGTgaagtttttttaaaatctgccaAATGCTTTGTTATTCTGGCACATTTTGATTAACcattaaatagaaaacaagtaCAGCTttccagcatttctttctgcatgaaCAACAGAGTAACATTAGAAGTTGAACGTAATTGATTGCTATCTCTTGCTTGCACTTTCCTGTATGTGGGCTGAGAAAACTCTTAACTGTTCTTGGGCAAACAGTAACAACCAAGGCTCTTTTATTCACACTGATTATGTACATTGTATGCTATGGATGCATGAAATGGCAATGAAGAaggcagaaacaacaaaaatcgGAGATTATAAGGTaaaatttaagcattttatttctataaatagcaaaaaatataaTCTATTTCTGAGTAACATAAACTGTTGGCATCTGGGCTGTAATGATGCTGTTTATAATAAGAAGAAATGATTGTGCCTACTTAAGTAAGTTTGAAATATTAACAACATACAGTCGAAAGTTATTTTGTGTCAGGAGCAGATACTCATCTTTTTAAAGTTCATAAAACTTTTCTTACAGCAAAGTTGATAGAAAAGCAAATTCATCATGCCTGTCTCAAGAATATTAGGTAAGcacataattttaaacatatgaCTTTTTCTAagaacatgcattttaaaagagattGAACAGAATGGTTTATATCAGTTTTGGACACAGCACTTCAGCAGCCTTCTAAAGACGCTTTGAGTGATGCTTTATATAGAAGaagtttttatgaaaatgttcttcagtTACAAACAATTACCAGGAAAAATGTGATCCTAATACTGGAAATGTGCTTGTaatcacaaaaatgtttttttttcactcactTTTATAGATGAGTGCAACAGAATTAAGAATTTCCGATTAAAGCCACATTTCTGATTTCAAACTCGAGAAGAAGCAAAGAGAGGGCGCATTAACTTTctaagaaaacatgttttagctgttacttcattttttgaaaCTCTTTGTAAGGTAAGGAAAGATTCCATTAGCAAAGTACGCTTGTAACCTGCATGCTATCTCTGTATACTTTCGTACAAAGAGAAACCTGTGTGCAAGCCCTATATCCAAATACGAATGCAGATGTCAACAAACGCCTGTAGGTTTAtatccttgggaaaaaaaaagaaaaaaaaaaagatcctgtaTTAATTTGTagctcttcattatttttcataataaagtAGTGCAGGTGAAATTCTGTAACAAAAAGACTTGGAgctgaagcaagaagaaattgttttttaatctgcagaTCTGTATTTTCACTGTGCTCTGTGAATCCAGAAACTGAAACTGTTGCTGCCTTATGGTTGCCCTGCAGTCACCCAGCAAGACGCTAAAAAGATGGCTTTAGTGTCTTCAGAAATTATGCACAAATTATACATGCAACCtctttgcatttcagtatttttcctaCCTTCAATTTTAGCTTTATAACATAGGTGCAAATTAAACTTGTAGAATTTACAGTCAACGTCTTGACTATGCCAAAAGGCTTGATAGAGGcaaataattgcaaaaatatCCTGGCATGCagtttaataaattaaaaactcattctttattatataaaatacgGTTTTAACACCAAGAGACACAGCTTATTGCTGTTATATACAGCTTGACAACTATTATAAGGTTGTATATACACGggataaaattatttcaaacacaATTCACTGAAATGTCACTTCATGAATCTGTGACATTCTATAGTTAACAATAACAGAAGCAACAAAGAAAGCATgtctattttaaaagttcacaattttaattttcagtaaccTTGAAAAGAGGTGCTTAGGAGGATGCCTAGTAGCAGCTTGACCCAGCAGAACCACTCCTCCAACGAGACACTGCTGGACACCTCAGAGAGGTTCCACTCTGTTCTCATAATCCTGTACAGCATTGACCTGGCTGGCGGCACCCTCGGGGTCATCGTGATGTCCCACCAGTTGTTTCGAAGGAAGTCACAATCTGTGATGACCATTATCATCATCAACCTCCTGGTGCTGCACACCTTCCTGCTACTCAGCATCCCCTTTCGCCTCAGCTATTACATTTTACAGGAATGGAAATTTGGGACATTCACCTGCAGGCTAGTGAGTGCCATTATATACTTCCACATGTACACCACCTTCACGTTTTACGTTGCTATCATCGTAATACGTCTCTTCCGACTTGAGTTTAAGAAGTGCTACACTACAACGTGGGTGATTGCTGtctggctgctgggagcactCGTGATTGcacctgtttttctctcttactATGGCACCTCTAAAACATACCCGTCCTCCCAGTGCTTTCACTTCCAGCAGGAGATACAAGAGATACCCATGGTGATAGTAAACTACTGCTTGGTTGGAATTTTGATGGTTGTTTGTGCTGTGCTCACTGTCATCCAGCTATCTGTGATCTACAGACTGGCTGTGAAATACTGGCCTGACATCAACTCCCATGTGGAATTCAGGGCTCAGGCAAAGAGTTTCTTCTTCATCTTGGTAATGTTAGTGTGCTTTATGCCTCATCATGTATTCAGAGTATATTACATCCGAAAGTGCCACCTGGATAAAGACCATAAACTTCTCCCATACAATGAAATTTTTTTAGCTTTAACAACAATGTGTTGCTTGGACATGTTGTGCTTCATAGCAGGAATAGCCCACTGAACTCTGAACTACAGGAAATCCAGCCACTCTGTGTCAATACTGGCTCTTGGCCGAAATAAACTTGTGTCAGGACTTTGCTGTGCCAGGGAGACTGCTGAGTTTTCAGGAAGGCTATATAGGATTGTCATAGTCTTTGGCTTTTGCAGACTAGGAAGATCCATCTTTCCAAAACTACTgttttttatcttctctcttGAAGACAGACATACGAGCCTTACTTTGGTCTTTGACCTAAATGTCACGTCACGAAGCTTCATTAAGATTTTCCTCAGTCGTCCCGCTCCCTAACCATTAGAGCACAAGTATCCatcccttcctcttttttccgCAGACGGTCTCAATAACTACAACCCACTGTGGCTAACAAGTTTTCACTGTGAAAGTCTAACAATTTCTTCTGTCAGTTGTGATACTGACGGGGAGGGGTAAGAAGGAAATTCCTTTACAACCTTTTTGTACAAGTTATTTTAGATAACAAGGACATAAACTACATTAGAAATGTATTCAAGGCATGAAACAGGGCATGAGTGAAATGTTTTAGTGGAATATTCTAGCATAAGCTTCTTTTGTTCATCTAtacaaaatgtatattaaattaaatgaaaacatttaacattCTCGTAACTTCAACTTTActtgatttatttcaaaaacacaaGCAGCTCCCTGAACTGAGGTAATTACACCTTCAAAGTGAGTGAGAGCTGAGCAGGTCacaaatttcaaaacttttgtCTTATATCACTCTCCCACCGGGTCTGGATCGGTGGCTGTTACCCCTTAAGTCCATTGCAGCCAAAGAAATCCAAGTTATCGTTGTGCCCTGCCCATAACTGGAGCTGGAATTCAGGACTGAGGGGTCTGGTCCTTCATGGAAGGATCAGCTGCTCTCTAGGAGagggaaatattttaacagcCTTCAAAAACCGTTTGAGCAGGAAATGTCTTTGATGTCTGGTCACTTTCAGTTGACTGTTGATTTATTATCAGATgccatattttttccatttacagatgtaacaaagcaaaactagAATAAACTAACTGAAATGTGTTTAATCAGTTCAACATATGCTCGTGCATGTGTATATAAACTTTTGCATGagtgtatattttttccattagatGGATTATATTCTTTGTGAACTTGgaaaatagaatgaaataaCTGGGTCTTGCTCCCTCAGGAACCACATCCGTTCTGGGAATCTCCATTTTCActatgtaaaaattattttcacgCATGCTGCTTGTTCTGCTCTGTATAGAAGGTTTCCACCCTTCTGGCTAAGGCCTCACTGTAATTCGCTGCATCACAACAGCTTGAGGCCAGCTTTCTCCCATTCCAAACTCCCAGGACTCACACAAGTGTATACTTTCTCCTTCGTAACCCCATGAGTTACCAAAATTTGCATAATTTGTAGTCTGGCAATCTTTGCTATAGAAGTGCTATGATGCCCAGATTCAGACAGGTCAAAAGGTGATTTGGGAGGGTTGAAAAACTGCACCTATCAAGGAATGCTAGTGATGCCTCAGATTGATGGccttttttttgaacaaaagaGCATACACTGACTTTGCTAATGCTGAACaaacatttttgcctttaatCATTTCCATAAAAACCTTTGTCCAAAATTCCTAATGGTTCCAgaattctttctgctgcttttaaaaagtgaaagtcCAGGGGACCACCAGCACTTCCTGAAGCCTTCCAAATATCCTGACCTTCCCCTGGTGTTACCAGGTCCGCTCCTGCTCTTACAATACAGTCTTTTCAGTCCAtgattttcaaagacagaagttACAGGTAcagtaaaatacaataaaacacAGATACAACGCAAAAGGCCAGATTCTAAAAAAGGTAAATAGTTCccaaaacagcagctttttgATATTCTTCTCCGGGCAGTATGCTGCATATGTACCTGATAAGAGAGCCAGGGACTCTCAAGGTGAAAAGCTTAAACAAAGCTTTGGCCCTTCAGAAGAAATTGGAGGAAAACAAGGCAAGAGGCAGGGCCCGCAAAGAAGCTATTTGTATCTCTGCCACCAGAAAGAGTTTCTTTAAGTTGAATCTACCAAAGTCTTTAGAAAATCTGGCAAAGCCCTAAGTGAGGCAACAATTACGTTGCTCCCACTTCTGATTACTGACTCCTGtagctaaataaaatatattttgcttgaaCCATTGTCACTGCCTTTTCTTACTGACCAATGCTACCAAGCTGGCCTATCTGGAGAAGAACAGAGTCGTCTGGTGTTGATTATGAGTCTGCTGATAATAAAGCAGTCCAGGATAATATAGTGCAAGtatgggagaaggaaagggaaattaCACAATGTCTTCAGCTATGGTATCGTTCCATACAATTCCTTCAAGGAGATTTTAGGGATAATTGTGTAAGTTCTTAGTTCTGGTCAGACTGTAACTCCTCTGGAACTAAGTATTTATCTTTTCAGCTCCTCAAAGACCAGGGCTGTCCTGTGGTCCATGTGCTGGTATAATGTTGATCACACTATCTATGTATATAATACCTACATGTATTTGAGGAGTTGAATTGCTAACACTTTCTTTTATGCAATGTCTGTATTCAGCCATACTTCATAATCAATTAAATCCTTCCAGCAGaataaatttaaggaaaaatattttatacagttcAACAATTAGCTGTGAAAGGTTTTTCCTGAGCAAGTGGGcaaagcagaattaattttaCTCCATCCAGCACAGAAGTGGCAGGACTCTGCGTGTACCAACAGGCTCTTCAACCTCTCCCCACCATCTCCTAGAGGTTTGGCTGCTAGTGTTGAAGGCTGGCTGTGACATGGTGCCACTGTCTAAGCCTATGTAAGATGCTGTTAACAGAGTGGTGTGAGAAAGAGCTGTAAAAACCACCATGTTGGGGGCCTCCCCGCCTTGGCTTCGTGGCCTATCCGTCTTGGTCTGGTGGCCTTGCCCTCAGCTTTTgcttgatattttttcctgtgcctgTCCAAGAAACTTGCTGAAATAATCTTGACCCACTGACTTGACTTTCTGCCGTGATGCTGAAGCTGTGCTGGTTCTATGCTTAGGTTCTGTGGGCTTGCACGCTGCACTGGGTCCAGCTGGGATGGAATTAACATTCTTTGTAGCAGCCCATACAGTACTATGTTCTGGATTTGTGGCTAAAATAGTGCTATTAGCACAGTGATGTTTGACTGCTGCTGGACAGTGCTTGCACATCAtcaagaatttccttttttcccacTCTGCTCCCCAGTgagtaggctgggggtgggcaagacACTGGGAGAGGACACGGATGGGACAGCTCACCCAGATTTGCCAAAGGTATATTGCATACAATCCATCATACTCACCAATAACAactgaaggagaagaa
The genomic region above belongs to Cygnus atratus isolate AKBS03 ecotype Queensland, Australia chromosome 2, CAtr_DNAZoo_HiC_assembly, whole genome shotgun sequence and contains:
- the LOC118250939 gene encoding probable G-protein coupled receptor 141 is translated as KEVLRRMPSSSLTQQNHSSNETLLDTSERFHSVLIILYSIDLAGGTLGVIVMSHQLFRRKSQSVMTIIIINLLVLHTFLLLSIPFRLSYYILQEWKFGTFTCRLVSAIIYFHMYTTFTFYVAIIVIRLFRLEFKKCYTTTWVIAVWLLGALVIAPVFLSYYGTSKTYPSSQCFHFQQEIQEIPMVIVNYCLVGILMVVCAVLTVIQLSVIYRLAVKYWPDINSHVEFRAQAKSFFFILVMLVCFMPHHVFRVYYIRKCHLDKDHKLLPYNEIFLALTTMCCLDMLCFIAGIAH